Proteins co-encoded in one Ruegeria sp. HKCCD4315 genomic window:
- the polA gene encoding DNA polymerase I, with protein MSNFGKGCHLHLIDGSAFIFRAYHALPPLTRKSDGLPIGAVSGFCNMLQKYVEGNAGPDAPTHVAVIFDKGSHTFRNDLYDLYKANREAMPEDLRPQMPLTREATKAFNIACKELEGYEADDIIATLAVQAREAGGRVTIVSSDKDLMQLVGDGVEMLDAMKNKRIDRDGVIEKFGVGPERVVDVQALAGDSVDNVPGAPGIGVKTAALLINEYGDLETLLDRAEEIKQPKRRQTLMEKRDQIELSKKLVQLDENTPLDFTLDDLEVKDPDAETLLGFLAEMEFRTLTKRIADKLGAEAPVIADAPAPAAEEPEATLIPFDASKYECVRDAEALQKWIDKSYERGWVAVDTETTGLNEMIADLVGVSLCVEAGEACYIPLTHRDGTADDLFGSDALAEGQMPLDEALTLLKPMLEDPSILKIGQNMKYDAKIFARHGINVAPIDDTMLMSYAMHGGEHGHGMDTLSERYLSHTPIPIKPLLGSGKSAITFDKVPIDEATAYAAEDADITLRLWQLFKPQLHQVQVTTVYETLERPLVPVLAEMEMHGIKVDRDVLSRMSNAFAQKMAGLEAEIHELAGETFNVGSPAQLGEILFDKMGLEGGKKGKTGKYSTGADILEDLATEHELPRRVLDWRQLSKLKSTYTDALQTHINPDTGRVHTSYSITGANTGRLASTDPNLQNIPVRTEEGRRIREAFIAEPGNVLVSLDYSQIELRILAHIADIPTLKQAFSDGLDIHAMTASEMFDVPLDEMTPDIRRQAKAINFGVIYGISGFGLARSLRIPRAEAQGFIDRYFERFPGIRAYMDDTVAFAKEHGYVQTLFGRKIHTPEINAKGPHAGFSKRAAINAPIQGTAADVIRRAMVRMPGAINGLPAKMLLQVHDELLFEVAEDSVDQVIGVARDVMEGASDPAVKLDVKLSVDAGQGANWAEAH; from the coding sequence ATGAGCAATTTTGGAAAAGGGTGTCACCTGCATCTGATCGACGGATCGGCCTTTATTTTCAGGGCTTATCACGCGCTGCCTCCGCTGACTCGAAAATCCGACGGATTACCGATCGGGGCGGTCTCGGGCTTTTGCAACATGCTGCAGAAATATGTCGAGGGAAACGCCGGACCAGATGCGCCAACCCATGTCGCGGTGATCTTCGACAAGGGTTCGCACACGTTCCGGAACGATCTATACGATCTTTACAAGGCCAACCGCGAGGCGATGCCAGAGGATCTGCGCCCGCAGATGCCTCTAACGCGCGAGGCGACAAAGGCTTTCAACATCGCTTGCAAAGAGCTTGAGGGGTACGAGGCTGACGACATCATCGCCACGTTGGCCGTTCAGGCGCGTGAGGCCGGGGGCCGTGTGACTATCGTAAGTTCCGACAAGGACCTGATGCAGTTGGTCGGCGACGGAGTTGAGATGCTGGATGCGATGAAGAACAAGCGCATCGACCGGGATGGGGTTATCGAGAAATTCGGTGTGGGCCCTGAACGGGTGGTCGATGTGCAGGCTTTGGCCGGGGATTCGGTGGATAATGTGCCGGGTGCCCCTGGGATTGGCGTGAAAACAGCAGCTCTGCTGATCAATGAATATGGCGATCTGGAAACGCTGCTGGATCGCGCGGAAGAGATCAAACAGCCAAAGCGCCGTCAGACGCTGATGGAAAAACGAGACCAGATCGAGCTGTCCAAGAAGCTGGTGCAATTGGACGAAAACACACCGCTGGATTTCACTCTGGACGATCTTGAGGTCAAAGACCCGGATGCCGAAACCCTTCTAGGGTTCCTGGCCGAGATGGAGTTTCGCACTCTCACCAAGCGCATCGCAGATAAACTGGGGGCCGAAGCTCCGGTGATTGCTGACGCGCCTGCGCCTGCGGCTGAAGAACCGGAGGCAACGCTTATTCCGTTTGATGCGTCGAAATACGAGTGTGTGCGCGACGCCGAGGCCCTGCAAAAGTGGATCGATAAGTCCTATGAGCGCGGTTGGGTCGCTGTCGATACCGAAACCACCGGACTGAATGAGATGATCGCCGATCTGGTCGGCGTCTCGCTGTGTGTTGAAGCTGGTGAGGCTTGCTATATCCCGCTGACCCACCGCGATGGGACTGCCGATGATCTGTTCGGCTCGGATGCATTGGCTGAGGGTCAGATGCCGTTGGACGAGGCTCTAACCTTGCTGAAACCGATGCTCGAGGATCCGTCGATACTCAAGATCGGGCAGAACATGAAATACGATGCCAAGATTTTTGCGCGCCATGGCATCAACGTTGCCCCAATCGACGATACGATGTTGATGTCTTATGCGATGCATGGCGGCGAGCATGGGCATGGGATGGACACATTGTCCGAGCGCTATCTGAGCCATACGCCAATCCCGATCAAGCCGCTGCTGGGATCGGGCAAATCCGCAATCACATTCGACAAGGTTCCAATTGATGAGGCCACGGCCTACGCCGCTGAGGATGCGGATATCACCTTGCGTCTTTGGCAACTGTTCAAGCCTCAACTGCATCAGGTCCAAGTGACGACGGTGTACGAGACGTTGGAACGCCCCTTGGTGCCCGTCTTGGCCGAGATGGAGATGCATGGCATCAAGGTGGACCGCGATGTGCTGAGCCGTATGTCTAACGCATTCGCGCAGAAAATGGCCGGATTAGAGGCCGAAATTCACGAGCTGGCCGGTGAGACTTTCAATGTTGGATCGCCTGCGCAGTTGGGTGAGATTCTGTTCGACAAGATGGGTCTTGAGGGTGGCAAGAAGGGGAAGACCGGGAAATATTCGACCGGGGCGGACATTCTGGAAGATCTTGCGACCGAACACGAACTACCGCGCCGGGTGCTGGATTGGCGGCAGCTGTCCAAGCTGAAATCGACCTACACAGATGCGCTGCAGACCCATATCAACCCTGATACGGGGCGTGTGCACACGTCTTATTCCATCACCGGGGCGAATACGGGACGTTTGGCCTCGACCGATCCGAACCTTCAGAACATCCCCGTGCGCACCGAGGAAGGGCGACGCATTCGTGAGGCGTTTATCGCCGAGCCGGGCAATGTGCTGGTGAGCCTCGACTACAGTCAGATCGAACTTCGGATTCTGGCGCATATTGCGGATATTCCGACTTTGAAACAGGCATTCTCGGACGGGTTGGACATTCACGCCATGACGGCATCCGAGATGTTCGACGTGCCGCTGGATGAGATGACGCCCGACATTCGCCGTCAGGCCAAGGCGATCAACTTTGGTGTGATATACGGCATCTCGGGTTTTGGTCTGGCGCGGAGCCTACGCATTCCGCGGGCCGAAGCCCAGGGCTTCATCGACCGCTATTTCGAACGTTTCCCGGGCATTAGAGCCTATATGGACGACACCGTCGCCTTTGCCAAAGAACACGGCTATGTCCAGACCTTGTTCGGGCGCAAGATTCATACGCCCGAGATCAACGCCAAGGGACCTCACGCCGGGTTCTCAAAACGAGCAGCAATCAACGCGCCCATTCAGGGCACTGCAGCGGATGTGATCCGACGGGCCATGGTGCGGATGCCTGGGGCGATCAATGGGCTACCGGCTAAGATGCTGCTGCAGGTGCATGACGAATTGCTGTTCGAAGTGGCCGAGGATTCCGTGGATCAGGTGATCGGCGTGGCGCGCGACGTGATGGAGGGTGCCTCGGACCCGGCGGTTAAGCTGGACGTCAAGCTAAGTGTGGATGCCGGGCAAGGCGCGAATTGGGCCGAGGCGCACTAG
- a CDS encoding DMT family transporter — protein sequence MSPEPASGNAASFSSARSSALSGNGLAVASMMAWAAGFPAADVLLQSWPPVALLAARLALAVGAMLPLWFILDGPSRVLRAKWGRAMFVGSFGYGIGMFLLILAQKLTDPVTVAIIASCAPLAATLLELAAGTRRLKWNFAIGVLVSIVGGLIATSANAPAQLGLGAVCAIASTGLFCWASMATVRDFPELSQTGRTTITFTGGLLMAGVLCFGSAQMGMDVMPRAAVDAQQVGMLMIYALIAMGLSQVLFIASVGKLGVALASFHINIAPFYVMLIMLMLGDDWNWTRALGAGVVALAVVLAQDRAPRRCRGSAKLG from the coding sequence ATGAGCCCTGAACCCGCAAGCGGGAACGCGGCATCGTTCTCATCTGCGCGCAGTTCGGCCCTGTCGGGCAACGGACTGGCCGTGGCGTCGATGATGGCTTGGGCGGCCGGGTTTCCTGCGGCCGACGTGCTTTTGCAAAGCTGGCCCCCAGTTGCTCTGCTGGCGGCGCGCCTGGCTTTGGCTGTCGGTGCGATGTTACCGCTCTGGTTTATTCTTGACGGACCAAGCCGCGTATTGAGGGCGAAATGGGGCCGGGCAATGTTTGTTGGCAGTTTTGGGTACGGGATCGGCATGTTCCTTTTGATCCTTGCTCAGAAGTTAACAGACCCGGTAACCGTTGCAATTATTGCGTCCTGCGCGCCGCTGGCAGCAACGTTGCTTGAACTTGCCGCTGGCACCCGGCGTTTAAAGTGGAACTTTGCCATTGGCGTGCTGGTGTCGATTGTGGGCGGATTGATTGCCACCAGCGCCAATGCTCCGGCGCAACTGGGGCTGGGCGCTGTCTGTGCAATTGCGTCAACCGGACTTTTCTGCTGGGCCAGCATGGCGACGGTTCGCGACTTTCCCGAGCTCAGCCAAACCGGGCGCACCACGATCACCTTTACAGGTGGGTTGCTGATGGCCGGGGTTCTTTGTTTTGGGTCCGCGCAAATGGGTATGGATGTGATGCCGCGCGCAGCAGTGGATGCGCAGCAGGTTGGGATGCTTATGATCTATGCGCTGATTGCCATGGGGCTGAGCCAGGTTCTTTTCATCGCGTCAGTTGGTAAACTGGGCGTTGCCTTAGCGTCGTTCCATATCAACATCGCACCGTTTTACGTGATGCTGATCATGCTGATGCTGGGGGATGACTGGAACTGGACCCGCGCGCTGGGCGCGGGTGTCGTCGCTTTGGCCGTTGTCTTGGCGCAGGACCGCGCGCCTCGACGGTGCCGAGGATCAGCCAAGCTCGGTTGA
- a CDS encoding ABC transporter ATP-binding protein: MSDAAIRIEGLRKTYRGGKGQPEKHALKGIDLTVPRGSVFGLLGPNGAGKSTLINILAGLVVKSSGHVSIWGFDQDQNPRQSRAAIGVMPQELNLDPFFSPRGALEVQAGLYGVPKAQRRSDEILELVGLSDKAEAYARTLSGGMRRRLLLAKALVHHPKILVLDEPTAGVDIELRQMLWTNVRKLNEQGMTIILTTHYLEEAQEMCDEIAIINHGEKIAQDSTANLLGRMDSRTMVIVPDNPVVNLPVTEGVEAGLRDDGSLVLQYQGNQTSAEQVLEAVRAVGIRIRDVRTEEADLEDVFLALTSSRAEEPADDQDQPRRGMHRVKL, encoded by the coding sequence ATGAGCGATGCGGCAATCAGGATCGAAGGGCTGCGCAAAACCTATCGCGGCGGCAAGGGCCAGCCCGAGAAACACGCGCTGAAAGGCATAGACCTGACCGTTCCGCGCGGGTCGGTGTTTGGGCTGTTGGGGCCAAACGGAGCTGGGAAATCGACCCTAATCAACATTCTCGCTGGGCTGGTTGTGAAATCCTCGGGCCATGTATCAATTTGGGGATTCGATCAGGATCAGAACCCGCGCCAGTCGCGTGCCGCCATTGGCGTGATGCCGCAAGAGCTGAACCTGGACCCGTTCTTTTCCCCACGTGGCGCGTTGGAGGTTCAGGCCGGTCTGTACGGCGTGCCAAAGGCGCAGCGCCGCAGCGATGAGATTCTGGAGCTGGTGGGTCTCAGCGACAAGGCCGAGGCGTATGCCCGCACGCTGTCGGGCGGGATGCGGCGGCGGCTTTTGCTGGCCAAGGCGCTGGTGCATCACCCGAAGATTCTGGTGTTGGATGAACCCACGGCTGGTGTGGATATTGAACTGCGTCAGATGCTCTGGACCAATGTGCGCAAACTGAATGAACAGGGCATGACCATCATCCTGACCACGCATTATCTGGAAGAAGCGCAAGAGATGTGCGACGAGATCGCCATCATCAACCATGGCGAAAAGATCGCACAGGACAGCACCGCCAACCTGCTGGGTCGGATGGACAGCCGGACGATGGTGATCGTCCCAGACAACCCTGTGGTGAATCTGCCTGTAACCGAAGGGGTCGAAGCCGGACTGCGCGACGATGGTAGCCTTGTGCTGCAATATCAAGGCAATCAAACCAGCGCCGAGCAGGTGCTGGAAGCCGTCCGTGCCGTGGGTATCCGCATTCGCGACGTGCGTACCGAGGAAGCCGATCTTGAGGATGTGTTCCTTGCACTGACATCGTCGCGCGCCGAGGAACCTGCAGACGATCAGGATCAGCCGCGCCGGGGAATGCACCGGGTCAAGCTTTAG
- a CDS encoding DUF1285 domain-containing protein, with the protein MSGQKPVKPSPDGLAASVKAAKTKGLPPVHLWNPPFCGDLDIHIAKDGTWSYLGSPINRFELVKLFSSILKKEDGKYYLVTPVEKVGITVEDAPFVAVDFDREGEGEQQNLTFTTHVGDHAVAGSGHPIRIVIDPVTNEPSPYIMIRSDLEARIDRKSFYRLVEIGTHHDGWFGVWSGQKFFGLIPSTELG; encoded by the coding sequence ATGAGCGGACAAAAACCTGTGAAACCGTCGCCGGATGGTCTGGCTGCATCAGTCAAAGCGGCCAAAACCAAGGGTTTACCGCCCGTTCACCTTTGGAATCCCCCGTTTTGCGGCGATCTGGACATCCATATCGCAAAAGATGGCACCTGGAGTTATTTAGGCTCGCCTATCAACCGTTTCGAGCTGGTGAAGCTATTTTCCTCAATTCTTAAGAAAGAAGATGGGAAATACTACCTCGTCACACCGGTCGAGAAGGTGGGAATCACTGTTGAAGACGCCCCATTTGTCGCCGTGGATTTTGATCGTGAGGGCGAAGGCGAGCAGCAAAACCTGACCTTTACAACTCATGTAGGCGATCATGCTGTTGCAGGTTCAGGTCATCCGATCCGGATCGTTATCGACCCGGTGACAAACGAACCTTCACCCTACATCATGATCCGTTCCGATCTTGAAGCACGCATAGATCGCAAAAGTTTCTATCGCCTCGTTGAGATTGGCACCCATCACGACGGCTGGTTTGGCGTTTGGTCTGGACAAAAGTTCTTTGGGCTGATCCCGTCAACCGAGCTTGGCTGA
- a CDS encoding DUF2798 domain-containing protein has product MIPARYARAVFSLIMSGLMSFIVTGIATVKAIGFGPSTFGDWMASWAFCWPIAFTVILLFGPSVQRMVNRMVGPQD; this is encoded by the coding sequence ATGATACCAGCCCGCTACGCCCGCGCCGTATTCAGCCTGATCATGTCCGGCCTCATGTCCTTTATCGTGACGGGGATCGCAACAGTGAAAGCCATCGGGTTCGGCCCCAGCACTTTCGGAGATTGGATGGCATCCTGGGCCTTCTGCTGGCCCATCGCCTTCACCGTCATTCTGCTGTTTGGCCCTTCCGTGCAACGTATGGTGAACCGCATGGTCGGGCCGCAGGACTGA
- a CDS encoding MoxR family ATPase, whose translation MTEPADLVAEIEALENKLQEAKASITRRFIGQERVVDLTLTALLCGGHALLIGLPGLGKTRLVETLSTVMGLNGNRIQFTPDLMPADILGSEVLDTADDGSRHFRFISGPIFCQLLMADEINRASPRTQSALLQAMQERTVTVAGEDRSLGTPFHVLATQNPIEQEGTYPLPEAQLDRFLVQIDVEYPDRQTERDILLATTGVEEEEAHQIFSKEDLLAAQVLLRRMPVGESVVELILDLVRAFRPEEAGVSERVSETVAWGPGPRAAQALMMTVRARAMLQGRLAPNAEDVLDMARPVLSHRMALNFAARARGDSLAELIDSTAAGLIRTEAAA comes from the coding sequence ATGACCGAACCTGCCGACCTCGTAGCCGAGATCGAAGCGCTGGAAAACAAGCTGCAAGAGGCCAAGGCCTCGATCACCCGCCGCTTCATCGGGCAGGAAAGGGTCGTGGATCTGACTCTGACCGCGCTGTTATGCGGTGGTCATGCCCTGCTGATCGGTTTGCCGGGGCTGGGAAAAACGCGGTTGGTCGAAACGCTTTCGACCGTGATGGGCTTGAACGGCAACCGCATTCAGTTCACGCCCGACCTGATGCCCGCAGATATTCTTGGGTCCGAGGTTCTGGATACTGCCGATGACGGTTCACGGCATTTCCGTTTTATCTCTGGCCCGATCTTTTGCCAGCTGCTGATGGCTGACGAAATCAACCGCGCCAGCCCGCGAACGCAGTCGGCTTTGCTGCAAGCGATGCAGGAACGCACGGTGACAGTGGCGGGTGAAGATCGTTCGCTGGGAACGCCCTTCCACGTATTGGCCACGCAAAACCCGATCGAACAGGAAGGCACCTATCCGCTGCCCGAGGCGCAGCTGGACCGTTTTCTGGTTCAAATCGACGTCGAATACCCGGATCGGCAGACCGAGCGCGATATTCTGCTGGCCACAACCGGTGTGGAAGAGGAAGAGGCGCATCAGATTTTCAGCAAAGAAGACCTGTTGGCGGCCCAAGTCCTGCTGCGCCGGATGCCAGTGGGTGAATCGGTGGTTGAACTGATCCTTGATCTGGTTCGCGCGTTCCGCCCTGAGGAAGCAGGCGTGTCCGAACGCGTTTCGGAAACCGTGGCCTGGGGCCCCGGCCCCCGCGCGGCGCAGGCGCTGATGATGACGGTGCGGGCACGTGCGATGTTGCAGGGGCGGTTGGCTCCGAATGCCGAGGATGTTCTGGACATGGCGCGCCCGGTGCTCAGCCACCGGATGGCGTTGAACTTTGCGGCGCGGGCGCGCGGTGACAGCCTTGCCGAGCTGATTGACTCGACGGCTGCCGGTCTGATCCGCACCGAGGCCGCGGCGTGA
- a CDS encoding zinc-finger domain-containing protein yields the protein MTIEAPETKIVETTRVACDGGEGALGHPRVWLQIPEDTGWVECPYCDCKYVLKGTEQG from the coding sequence GTGACCATCGAAGCGCCGGAAACCAAGATCGTCGAAACCACCCGTGTTGCCTGTGATGGCGGTGAAGGTGCGTTGGGGCATCCGCGCGTGTGGCTGCAAATCCCCGAAGATACCGGCTGGGTCGAGTGCCCCTATTGCGACTGCAAATATGTTCTGAAGGGCACAGAACAGGGCTGA
- a CDS encoding hydroxypyruvate isomerase family protein — protein MPRFAANLSLLFTELPYLDRFQAAADAGFTAVEILFPYDMAAKETRRALLANGLELVLINAPPPNYTGGQPGYAAVPGGEARFQSDIRRVLRYADVLRPGLIHIMSGYASGSDALNSFVQNLQWAADSAPLQKFTIEPLNPVSQPDYFLNNFDLASEVLDRVNRPNVGLQYDSFHAHMIHGDAQAVWEQFHPRVIHAQIGAAPDRSEPGRGLTDFQNLFSTMDASGYTGWVSAEYTPSTSQTSDSLDWMQP, from the coding sequence ATGCCCAGATTTGCTGCCAACCTGTCCCTGCTCTTTACTGAATTGCCCTATCTCGACCGGTTTCAAGCCGCCGCAGATGCTGGTTTCACTGCCGTTGAGATCCTGTTCCCCTATGACATGGCCGCAAAAGAAACCCGCCGTGCCCTATTGGCCAACGGGTTAGAGCTGGTACTGATCAACGCCCCACCGCCCAATTATACGGGCGGCCAACCCGGATACGCAGCGGTTCCTGGCGGCGAGGCCCGGTTTCAGTCGGATATCCGCCGTGTCCTGCGCTATGCTGATGTTCTGCGCCCGGGACTCATCCACATTATGTCAGGATATGCCTCGGGGTCGGATGCGCTGAATAGCTTTGTCCAGAACCTGCAATGGGCCGCCGATAGCGCCCCGCTGCAGAAATTTACGATTGAACCACTCAATCCGGTGTCGCAGCCTGACTACTTCCTGAACAATTTCGATCTTGCATCCGAGGTGCTGGATCGTGTTAACCGGCCGAATGTCGGCCTGCAATATGACAGCTTTCACGCCCACATGATCCACGGTGATGCGCAGGCCGTTTGGGAACAATTTCACCCGAGGGTCATCCACGCGCAGATCGGCGCCGCCCCGGACCGATCGGAACCGGGGCGCGGACTAACCGATTTCCAGAACTTGTTCTCGACCATGGACGCGTCCGGTTACACCGGTTGGGTTAGTGCCGAATACACACCTTCGACATCGCAAACATCCGACAGCCTTGATTGGATGCAGCCCTAG
- a CDS encoding DUF1203 domain-containing protein, whose protein sequence is MFKITALPTSEVRALQAGASDAYGATPERTVSTGTGNPCRHCLQNIPEGEEMMILAHRPFLETHPYAETGPIFLCAAPCERYEGEEMPEILTTSPDYLIKGYGADDRIVYGTGAITPMEQIGAAVKGIFARPDIAYIHVRSARNNCYQARIDRA, encoded by the coding sequence ATGTTCAAGATAACCGCACTGCCCACATCCGAAGTTCGCGCCCTTCAAGCTGGAGCGTCGGACGCTTATGGCGCTACGCCCGAGCGCACCGTTTCGACGGGTACAGGCAACCCTTGCCGCCACTGCCTACAGAACATTCCCGAAGGCGAAGAGATGATGATATTGGCCCATCGTCCTTTTTTAGAGACACATCCGTATGCGGAAACCGGCCCGATCTTTCTGTGTGCCGCACCGTGCGAGCGGTATGAGGGGGAAGAGATGCCCGAGATTCTGACCACCTCTCCTGACTACCTGATCAAGGGCTATGGTGCGGATGACAGGATCGTCTATGGCACCGGGGCGATCACGCCCATGGAGCAGATCGGCGCAGCGGTGAAGGGCATCTTTGCTCGACCGGATATCGCTTATATCCATGTCCGCTCGGCCAGAAACAACTGCTATCAGGCGCGGATCGACCGCGCCTAA